The Terriglobales bacterium genome segment CGCTGAAGGCCATCGGCACGGGCTGGCGCCGGGGCGTGGCCTGGAAGGAAGTCGAGGTCGGGCGCGAGCCCGGCGGGCGGCCCACGCTGATCTTCACGGGGCAGGCGGCCAAGCACGCCGCCCTTCTGGGCATGAAGCGCGCCGCGCTCTCCCTCTCGCACACCACCGAGCACGCGGTCGCGCAAGTAATCTTGGAAGACTGACCGCAGAGACCGCAGAGAAATCAATAAATGAATAAATCAGCAAATCAATAAATCCCCCCGATGAGCGACGCGCCCATCCTTCCCTACGA includes the following:
- the acpS gene encoding holo-ACP synthase, giving the protein MIVGSGVDIVEVPRIAAAIRRFGARFLHRVFTEDEIRYCESKHNRVERYAARFAAKEAALKAIGTGWRRGVAWKEVEVGREPGGRPTLIFTGQAAKHAALLGMKRAALSLSHTTEHAVAQVILED